Proteins encoded in a region of the Vicia villosa cultivar HV-30 ecotype Madison, WI linkage group LG5, Vvil1.0, whole genome shotgun sequence genome:
- the LOC131601497 gene encoding protein BRI1-5 ENHANCED 1-like isoform X2 has translation MNVKHTHRKKNHNIERRKENKMGDDDKGTVCVTGATGYIASWLIMKLLQHGYNVHATVRSHHFKENTNLEYLTSLPEATMKLKIFHANLDDSTSFQKAIQGCIGVFHLAHPMDVQNQESEEIVTKRALEGTKGILKACLESKTVKKVIYTSSATTVLFNEKSILEFGRVNGLEVVTLILPLVIGPFICPTIPSSVYIALAMIFGDHNRYEYLTISYMVHIDDAIRALIFLFESENANGRYICSSDQISFHQMYEFLHQKYPEYHITIPISMETKNDEKFSVLSSKKLLDTGFKFKYNVADIYDGAIKCCKEKGIL, from the exons ATGAATGTGAAGCACACAcatagaaaaaaaaatcataatattgaaagaagaaaagagaataaaATGGGAGATGATGATAAAGGCACAGTTTGTGTGACAGGAGCAACAGGTTATATAGCATCATGGTTGATTATGAAGCTTCTTCAACATGGTTACAATGTTCATGCTACTGTTAGATCACACCATTTCAAag AAAATACAAACTTGGAATATCTTACAAGCTTACCAGAAGCAACAATGAAGTTAAAAATCTTTCATGCTAACCTTGACGATTCAACTAGTTTCCAAAAAGCAATACAAGGGTGTATTGGAGTTTTCCATCTTGCACATCCTATGGATGTACAAAACCAAGAGTCGGAAGAAATAGTGACAAAAAGAGCATTGGAAGGAACAAAAGGAATTTTAAAAGCATGTTTAGAATCAAAGACTGTGAAAAAAGTGATTTATACTTCTAGTGCAACAACTGTTTTGTTTAATG AAAAGAGTATTTTAGAGTTTGGAAGAGTGAATGGATTGGAAGTTGTGACTTTGATTCTTCCTTTGGTTATTGGGCCCTTTATTTGTCCTACTATACCATCATCTGTTTATATAGCACTAGCCATGATATTTG GAGACCATAATCGATATGAATATCTCACCATCTCATACATGGTGCACATAGATGATGCGATACGTGCACTTATATTTCTGTTTGAGAGTGAGAATGCTAATGGAAGGTATATTTGTTCCTCGGACCAAATATCATTTCATCAAATGTATGAATTTCTTCATCAAAAATATCCCGAATATCACATAACAATACCAAT TTCGATGGAgacaaaaaatgatgaaaaatttAGTGTTCTATCATCAAAAAAGCTCTTGGATACTGGATTCAAGTTTAAGTATAACGTCGCTGATA
- the LOC131601497 gene encoding vestitone reductase-like isoform X1 — protein sequence MNVKHTHRKKNHNIERRKENKMGDDDKGTVCVTGATGYIASWLIMKLLQHGYNVHATVRSHHFKENTNLEYLTSLPEATMKLKIFHANLDDSTSFQKAIQGCIGVFHLAHPMDVQNQESEEIVTKRALEGTKGILKACLESKTVKKVIYTSSATTVLFNGKNDLDMVDEDVWSDIEICKSSNLVGSSYLVSKILTEKSILEFGRVNGLEVVTLILPLVIGPFICPTIPSSVYIALAMIFGDHNRYEYLTISYMVHIDDAIRALIFLFESENANGRYICSSDQISFHQMYEFLHQKYPEYHITIPISMETKNDEKFSVLSSKKLLDTGFKFKYNVADIYDGAIKCCKEKGIL from the exons ATGAATGTGAAGCACACAcatagaaaaaaaaatcataatattgaaagaagaaaagagaataaaATGGGAGATGATGATAAAGGCACAGTTTGTGTGACAGGAGCAACAGGTTATATAGCATCATGGTTGATTATGAAGCTTCTTCAACATGGTTACAATGTTCATGCTACTGTTAGATCACACCATTTCAAag AAAATACAAACTTGGAATATCTTACAAGCTTACCAGAAGCAACAATGAAGTTAAAAATCTTTCATGCTAACCTTGACGATTCAACTAGTTTCCAAAAAGCAATACAAGGGTGTATTGGAGTTTTCCATCTTGCACATCCTATGGATGTACAAAACCAAGAGTCGGAAGAAATAGTGACAAAAAGAGCATTGGAAGGAACAAAAGGAATTTTAAAAGCATGTTTAGAATCAAAGACTGTGAAAAAAGTGATTTATACTTCTAGTGCAACAACTGTTTTGTTTAATGGTAAGAATGATCTTGATATGGTGGATGAAGATGTATGGAGTGATATTGAGATTTGTAAAAGTAGTAATCTTGTTGGATCTTCTTATTTGGTGTCTAAAATTTTGACAGAAAAGAGTATTTTAGAGTTTGGAAGAGTGAATGGATTGGAAGTTGTGACTTTGATTCTTCCTTTGGTTATTGGGCCCTTTATTTGTCCTACTATACCATCATCTGTTTATATAGCACTAGCCATGATATTTG GAGACCATAATCGATATGAATATCTCACCATCTCATACATGGTGCACATAGATGATGCGATACGTGCACTTATATTTCTGTTTGAGAGTGAGAATGCTAATGGAAGGTATATTTGTTCCTCGGACCAAATATCATTTCATCAAATGTATGAATTTCTTCATCAAAAATATCCCGAATATCACATAACAATACCAAT TTCGATGGAgacaaaaaatgatgaaaaatttAGTGTTCTATCATCAAAAAAGCTCTTGGATACTGGATTCAAGTTTAAGTATAACGTCGCTGATA